The genomic window CCTGGAGCGCAGCGCGCACACCGCCCGGCGGGAGGCCGCGGGCGGAATTCCAGGGTGTGGGGCGTGGGTGGGGGCGAGGGAAGGAGGGGACGGGCTGCGCCGGGGGAGGAAGGGCTgtgagggtggtggtgggaatTTGTTTTTGCTGAGGGGTGGGTGTTCCAGATGTCCTTTAAATCACAGGTTACAGACCACTGGCCGCTCCCCCTCCTTCATCGGGGGTTGTCCCCAAACACCCTCTAGggagcccccccccgcccccgccgtgGACCGGGGAGCTGGCCGGGAGCTCAGTGTCCCTGGCTGGCAACGATCTCCCCTGGGATCCCCGTTCTGTGCCGGGAACCGGAACAGCCCGAGGCCGGAGGCGCGGAGGGCTGGGGGGCGGCCCGGGTGTGGTGCCGGCGCCCCGCGGGCCTGGACGGGGCGGGCCTGAGGGCGGCGCGGAGGGCGCGGTGGGGctggcccggggtgggggggaagttGGCCCagggcggcgcggggcgggggggggggctcggggcggggttgggggcctggcagcggggggtggggtgggctctGACTCGCCCGGCCTCCGCCCGGCGGCCGCTAAAAGGCGCGCTGGCCACAGCCCCGCGGGTCCGCGGACGCTCTCCCGGCCGAGCGGTGAGTCCTCGCGGAGCCGCTCGCCCTAGGGTGAATCGGCCCCCGGGCGGCAGGTGGCTCCCCCGAGTGCACCCCGGGCTGCGGGAGGGTGTGTCTCGGGTGTGcggtccccctcctcctccccgaATTCTGGAGCCCCTGAGGCTGGCTCTCGGCCTGCTGCTTGGCCACCTCTCTCCTCGGGGCCTTcaggtctgcctctccctcccgcCAAGCCCCGAGCCGACTTCGGCTGGTGACACCGGTGCGGTGCGGCTGGGGACATACATAGCTCTTGGGGAATATGAATGTGGGCGGGTGGGGAGGCCCTTCGGCACTGACCAGCCTTTCCGCCCCCAGCTCTGAGCCCAGCGCCCAGCCATGGCGTGCCCCCTGGACCAGGCCATTGGCCTCCTCGTGGCCATCTTCCATAAGTACTCGGGCAAGGAAGGCGACAGGAGCACTCTGAGCAAGAAGGAGTTGAAGGAGCTGATCCAGAAGGAGCTCACCATCGGCGCGGTGAGTAAGGCCGCTCCCCGGGCCCTTGGGAAGCAgggtgaggagaaggagggggccAGGTGCATCTGACGCTCAGTTATCCATATTCTGGGGCCCGAGCCCACAGCTTACTGGGACCATGGGTCAGTTCCCAGTCCTCAGCCTGGTGCTCTCTGCCAGTGAGGAACGGAGCCTAGTGGAGAAATAAAGCCAGTGTCTTTGACGAGGAGAACACAGGGTCCCCTGTATGagggagggctgcctggagggggcaagggagagaaCCCGAGGTTCTCATCACATTGAGTCTGGATTTCCCTTCTGACACGTTAGAAGCTGCAGGATGCTGACATTGCGAAGCTCATGGAGGACCTGGACCGGAACAAGGACCAGGTGGTGAACTTCCAGGAATATGTCACCTTTCTGGGGGCCTTGGCTTTGATCTACAATGACGCTCTCAAGGGCTGAAAACAAATCAGGAGGTGGAGACACCCTTGAGGGGGCCTGCCTAAGTCAAATACTGTGGTGGgtaattgttcaataaataactttttttggtCAAGTCTGCCTCTGTGTCCTGGCTTCCTAGTGATTTCTGTTCCCTCCTCTTATTGGTGCTGTGCCAGCCTTCAGACTTTGCTCATGGTCACCTCTGGGAGTGACATGGCAGGGCCCCACACCTGGGGCCACCCTGACTGCTGCTAGCCTGTAAGGTGACTGCATGTGAATTAGAAAAGGGTCTCGCCCTGGATGAAGGCTTCTTAAGGAAGGCTCACGTGGTTCCCAGGAAAGAGGGTTCTGGAatgtgggtggggaaggaaatggtGCCCAAGCCAGGCTGTGATGGGTCCAGAATGGAGCAGAGATAGTCCTGGTGATGTAATTTTTGAATGTTGTTGAGGTTGGTGAGGGCTGGAGCCAATGGCCAAAAAAGAATTCCTGAGacatctttgtgtgtgtttgtgtgtgtgtttaaagattttatttatttatttgacagagagagatcaaaagtaggcagagagaagagggggaagcaggctccttgctgagcagagagccctgagtggtggggggctcgatcccaggaccttgagatcacgacctgagcagaaggcagaagcttaactctcTGAGCTATTCAGGCGCCCCcctgagacatctttggtgcaaatagggggttttattaaaacatggggacaggacccgtgggcagaaagagctgctgtcccAGGATTGTGAGGAACCACTGATTGTACACCTCTGGGTTGGGGGAAGTAAAGATAAGGGAAGTTCCAGAAGGACTTCTGCGGGCTAAAGCAGATTCTCCAGATGCCTGGCTATTGTCAAACTGAGTAAGGTTTTCCCCCTTTAGCAAAGCGTTTACATTAAGACAGtagggagcttcctggaggaaggttgTACTCTGCCTGCCTGGAGTATTTTATCCACCGGGTGCAGCGTGTAGGGACACAGGCTGTAAGGgcgtttaattttatttacatt from Lutra lutra chromosome 15, mLutLut1.2, whole genome shotgun sequence includes these protein-coding regions:
- the S100A6 gene encoding protein S100-A6 yields the protein MACPLDQAIGLLVAIFHKYSGKEGDRSTLSKKELKELIQKELTIGAKLQDADIAKLMEDLDRNKDQVVNFQEYVTFLGALALIYNDALKG